The region GATTCGACCACTTACAGAGCTATGTGAATGAGCATCCCTTTTTCGGGGCACTCGTTGGCCGCTATGGCAACCGCATCGCCAACGGACAGTTTGAGTTGGACGGAAAAAGCTATACCTTGGCCAAAAATGACGGTGAAAACCATCTTCATGGTGGTTTGCGCGGCTTTGATAAAGCACTCTGGAAAGTGGAACCCCTATCCCGCGATGACGCCGTCGGCTTGAAACTCACACACACCAGCCC is a window of Candidatus Hydrogenedentota bacterium DNA encoding:
- a CDS encoding galactose-1-epimerase — its product is MTIHKRPFGVTPDGQTADLYLLIASSEFKAAITNYGGIIVSLWTPDRSGSLADVVLGFDHLQSYVNEHPFFGALVGRYGNRIANGQFELDGKSYTLAKNDGENHLHGGLRGFDKALWKVEPLSRDDAVGLKLTHTSP